A genomic stretch from Falco naumanni isolate bFalNau1 chromosome 8, bFalNau1.pat, whole genome shotgun sequence includes:
- the LYPD6B gene encoding ly6/PLAUR domain-containing protein 6B, producing MLLLYHMLVGVFLPFFILSENWISAENINFYNVRPPLDPTPFPNSFKCFTCDNAADNYNCNRWAEDRWCPESTQYCLTVHLFTDHGKSTSVTKKCATGEECHFVGCHRHRESGHTECVSCCEGMICNVEIPTNHTNAVFAVLHARRTSNGSRRTVDVAVLVSVMMILLS from the exons ATGTTGTTACTCTATCACATGCTGGTCGGAGTCTTTCTTCCGTTCTTCATCCTTTCAGAAAATTGGATTTCAGCTGAGAACATCAACTTTTACAATGTGAGACCTCCACTAGACC cCACTCCATTTCCAAACAGTTTTAAGTGCTTTACTTGTGATAATGCAGCGGACAATTACAACTGTAACAGATGGGCTGAAGATAGATGGTGTCCTGAAA gtACTCAGTACTGTTTGACAGTTCATCTCTTCACAGACCACGGGAAAAGTACATCAGTCACCAAAAAATGTGCTACTGGAGAAGAATGCCATTTTGTAGGCTGCCACCGTCACAGAGAAAGTGGCCACACA GAATGTGTTTCTTGCTGTGAAGGCATGATTTGCAATGTAGAAATACCAACCAATCACACAAACGCAGTATTTGCTGTATTGCATGCCCGGAGAACATCGAATGGCAGCAGGCGGACAGTCGACGTTGCAGTGCTTGTATCAGTCATGATGATCTTGTTGTCGTGA